The following coding sequences lie in one Romeriopsis navalis LEGE 11480 genomic window:
- a CDS encoding TIR domain-containing protein, translating into MSDVFISYSRQDRDFARRLHGAIEADGREVWIDWQNIEPTLNWWQEIKQGIEEADTFVFVLSPDSVASKVCRDEIEHSLRHNKRLVPIVYREGFELDQTTNDAHRALGSHNWLLFRAADDFERSFAELVRAIETDFMHVKVHTRLLNRALEWERQGRRDSFLLRGEDLSAAEQWLADAVSKQPQATDEHHNYIETSREEETAQSTRDRLLVEAREVAEQQLVVAQEEADAKLDAATRQANRRNRRSLIGAGLAIVGLAVAVPSSIYAKNEASDAKNEAREAAADKQKADKQKAELAKESEKLNQNLQKTKAKEDEAQKKALLAQQQYRQAQKQQQAAASQAKHALRQSQAAQQQAQLSRQRSQAASRELAQVNQEKQVAIVAKRSAEQAQAQAAKQLKSSQQQRQQAQAQANEAKLAQAEAQTARDIARQVTTLEQRGNRLLRADNHGTSDKLVSALELAHEVKGLLHKGAAWGKTMATPMLALRFLVNSTVQKAEFQGDLDGFRSATDRRWFSPDSQYIVTYDSKNKLSRLYDLNGDQKAQFEGTFKFFSPSSQYIFIYDSENDLIRWYDLNGNQESQLPRDYYVLFSPDNQHIVSYGSDQRLSHLSDLNGNRKTAFEGVIESFSPNGKYVITRVYRRSSGSILRLYDLNGNKLNEFEGKFGDFSPDSQHVLTITDKTDETIRVYNLSNNSPIAQFPGATAGFSASGQYVVTGYNRMIQLYNLRGVLSAEFPGRYAQFSADGKHLLINDDLSAYGDRVKSKDELERDVPVQSNDRRTARLYDISREVLAQSRGRKLAEFQGDQARYTQDSKRVLTVNNSLVRSYDFNGDILSEYQGKFRAFSPDNQYVVTNFGDVNLLYDSDGNKLAEYRGQFVGFSPDSSHLLIKDGLIRLHYLNAHKLEISFRNRTAFSAKPKYVFAQNSYLFAQNSSTSWLYNLNGKKLFKVKGINASISPNGKHIMTYGDKKMRFYDASGQSVVRFRERLSSNIPNNNPIWLRSQINHQYSWQIIKPVGTRSRFTRDGNHLLIFGDRISRVYKVYPEKISPMFDAYGDLVDFSPDGNLFLTYTDHLTRSSLYSFSGNKLGILPGSFPQFSPDSNHVLTEVSTLEGQMSWLYDRAGRYLVGFEGSSAQFSPDGKYLLTSKEEKSWLYNISGERLVEFTGKSPQFSADGKYVLTSKGKKHWLHNLSGKRLAEFTGTSPQFSPSHKLMLITVPDENRTRLYNFEGKLLAEYLGFTDVENKNILFLGTTKFDMRSLGFSQDGTKIITLTGDEKLLIWPVDDGLTDDYGITDLINRGCAKLKNFRHRQDVLKVCPEK; encoded by the coding sequence ATGAGTGATGTTTTTATTTCTTATTCACGGCAAGATCGGGATTTTGCGCGGCGGTTACATGGGGCGATCGAAGCGGATGGGCGTGAAGTCTGGATTGATTGGCAGAATATTGAACCGACGCTAAATTGGTGGCAGGAAATTAAGCAGGGGATTGAAGAGGCCGATACCTTTGTGTTTGTGCTGTCACCGGACTCGGTGGCGTCGAAGGTTTGTCGGGATGAGATTGAGCACTCGCTACGACATAATAAGCGCCTGGTGCCGATCGTTTATCGTGAAGGGTTTGAGCTGGATCAAACGACGAATGATGCGCATCGCGCGTTGGGTTCACATAATTGGCTGCTGTTTCGGGCGGCGGATGATTTTGAGCGATCGTTTGCGGAGTTGGTGCGGGCGATCGAGACAGATTTTATGCATGTGAAGGTGCATACCCGGTTGCTAAATCGAGCGCTAGAGTGGGAGCGGCAGGGGCGGCGGGATAGTTTCCTGCTGCGGGGGGAGGATCTGAGTGCGGCGGAGCAGTGGTTAGCTGATGCAGTATCGAAGCAGCCCCAGGCGACGGATGAACACCATAACTATATTGAGACGAGTCGGGAAGAAGAAACGGCACAGTCAACACGCGATCGATTGCTAGTGGAAGCGCGGGAGGTAGCGGAGCAACAGCTGGTGGTGGCGCAGGAGGAGGCCGATGCGAAGCTGGATGCTGCTACGCGGCAGGCGAATCGGCGGAATCGGCGCAGTTTGATCGGGGCGGGTTTGGCGATTGTTGGTTTGGCAGTGGCGGTACCCAGTTCGATTTATGCCAAAAATGAGGCAAGTGATGCCAAAAATGAGGCAAGAGAAGCAGCGGCAGACAAACAGAAAGCAGACAAACAGAAAGCTGAATTAGCAAAGGAAAGTGAAAAATTAAACCAGAATTTACAGAAAACTAAAGCAAAAGAGGATGAAGCACAGAAGAAAGCGTTACTTGCCCAGCAGCAGTACCGTCAGGCTCAGAAACAGCAACAAGCCGCAGCGAGTCAGGCTAAGCACGCCCTACGACAATCGCAAGCGGCACAGCAGCAGGCGCAGTTATCGCGACAGCGCTCTCAAGCAGCATCACGAGAGTTAGCCCAGGTCAATCAGGAAAAACAAGTGGCGATCGTCGCAAAGCGATCGGCAGAGCAAGCGCAAGCGCAAGCCGCGAAACAGTTGAAATCATCTCAACAACAGCGGCAGCAGGCACAAGCACAAGCGAACGAGGCGAAGTTAGCCCAGGCTGAAGCTCAGACCGCAAGGGATATTGCGCGTCAGGTCACGACTCTAGAACAGCGAGGTAATCGTTTATTACGCGCTGATAACCATGGCACGAGCGATAAATTAGTTAGCGCTCTAGAGTTAGCTCATGAGGTTAAAGGCTTGCTGCATAAGGGGGCAGCCTGGGGTAAAACGATGGCGACTCCTATGCTTGCATTAAGATTTCTCGTTAATTCAACGGTTCAAAAGGCCGAATTTCAGGGGGACTTAGATGGATTTCGTTCCGCTACTGATCGGCGTTGGTTTAGTCCCGACAGTCAGTATATAGTCACATATGATTCAAAGAATAAGCTGAGTCGTCTGTATGATCTCAATGGTGATCAAAAGGCTCAATTTGAAGGGACCTTCAAGTTCTTTAGTCCCAGTAGTCAGTATATATTTATATATGATTCAGAGAATGATTTGATCCGTTGGTATGATCTCAATGGCAATCAAGAGTCTCAACTTCCGCGAGACTACTATGTTTTGTTCAGCCCTGATAATCAGCATATAGTTTCATATGGTTCCGATCAACGCCTGAGTCATTTGTCTGACTTAAATGGCAATCGGAAAACTGCATTTGAGGGAGTCATTGAGTCATTCAGTCCCAATGGTAAGTACGTGATTACACGTGTCTACCGTAGAAGTTCGGGGAGTATACTTCGGTTATATGACCTAAACGGCAATAAACTGAATGAATTCGAGGGAAAATTCGGTGATTTCAGCCCCGATAGCCAGCATGTATTGACTATCACTGATAAAACTGATGAGACAATTCGGGTCTATAACCTCAGTAATAATTCCCCCATTGCACAATTTCCAGGTGCGACTGCTGGTTTTAGTGCTAGTGGACAGTATGTGGTGACGGGCTATAACAGAATGATTCAGCTTTATAACCTACGTGGTGTTCTATCGGCTGAGTTTCCAGGGCGTTATGCTCAGTTTAGCGCTGATGGTAAGCATTTGCTGATTAATGATGACCTCAGTGCTTACGGTGATCGAGTCAAGAGTAAAGACGAGTTAGAGCGTGATGTTCCAGTACAATCAAATGATAGGCGTACGGCTCGGCTTTACGATATTAGTCGTGAGGTACTAGCCCAATCTCGTGGTAGAAAACTGGCCGAATTCCAGGGCGATCAGGCTCGCTATACCCAAGATAGTAAGCGCGTTTTAACTGTAAATAATAGTTTAGTACGCTCGTATGATTTCAATGGTGATATCCTATCGGAATACCAAGGTAAATTCAGGGCGTTTAGTCCTGATAATCAGTATGTGGTTACCAATTTTGGTGATGTAAACCTGTTATATGATTCTGATGGAAACAAATTAGCAGAGTATCGAGGACAATTTGTCGGTTTTAGTCCTGATAGTAGTCATTTGTTAATTAAAGATGGTCTGATTCGTCTGCATTATTTAAATGCTCATAAATTAGAGATTTCATTCCGAAACCGGACAGCCTTCAGTGCTAAACCGAAGTATGTGTTTGCGCAGAATAGTTATTTATTTGCACAGAATAGCTCCACAAGTTGGCTATACAATCTGAACGGCAAGAAACTATTCAAAGTCAAAGGTATTAATGCGTCGATAAGTCCTAATGGTAAGCATATTATGACTTATGGCGATAAAAAAATGCGTTTTTATGATGCTAGCGGCCAGTCAGTGGTGAGATTTAGAGAACGCTTGAGTTCTAATATTCCAAACAATAATCCTATATGGCTAAGATCCCAAATTAATCATCAATATAGCTGGCAAATTATCAAGCCTGTAGGGACAAGATCGCGTTTTACCAGAGATGGTAATCACTTGCTCATTTTTGGGGACAGGATAAGTCGTGTATATAAGGTTTATCCCGAAAAAATTAGCCCTATGTTTGATGCGTACGGTGATTTAGTGGATTTCAGTCCTGATGGTAATTTATTTCTGACATATACTGATCACCTAACGCGTTCTTCCCTATATAGTTTTTCGGGAAATAAGCTAGGAATTCTGCCAGGCTCATTCCCGCAATTCAGTCCTGACAGTAATCACGTTCTGACAGAGGTTAGTACGCTTGAGGGGCAAATGAGCTGGTTGTATGATCGGGCAGGACGTTATCTAGTTGGCTTTGAAGGTTCATCTGCACAATTCAGCCCTGACGGAAAATATCTGTTGACGTCTAAGGAGGAAAAAAGTTGGCTATATAATATATCAGGAGAACGGTTGGTTGAATTTACAGGCAAATCTCCCCAATTTAGTGCCGACGGAAAGTATGTTTTGACATCTAAGGGCAAGAAACATTGGCTGCATAATTTGTCAGGAAAGCGGTTGGCTGAATTTACAGGCACGTCACCTCAATTCAGTCCTTCTCATAAACTAATGCTAATTACTGTTCCTGATGAAAATCGTACTCGTCTCTATAATTTTGAAGGTAAATTGTTGGCTGAGTATTTGGGATTTACAGACGTGGAAAATAAAAATATTTTATTTTTAGGCACTACAAAATTTGACATGCGCAGCCTTGGATTCTCCCAAGATGGTACCAAAATTATCACTCTAACTGGTGATGAAAAACTTTTAATCTGGCCTGTTGATGATGGCTTAACTGATGATTATGGAATCACGGATTTGATTAATCGAGGTTGTGCAAAGTTGAAAAACTTCCGGCATCGGCAGGATGTCTTGAAAGTGTGCCCGGAGAAGTGA